Proteins encoded within one genomic window of Candidatus Binatia bacterium:
- a CDS encoding SAM-dependent methyltransferase, protein MRAEPVPHESKLYYEFSHVYDHVFGRVFGRRIRGVVESLCIPPGAKVLEVGVGTGLSLEAYPRHCHVVGIDLAPDMLQIAQEKVNRHGWRHVTLMEMDAQKLSFPDDSFDYVTAFHVVSVVPDPRRAVAEMARVLKPGGTLVVINHFRSRNPVLARLDRWIEPVTRRLGWRALDLDEVFAGSPVRPKRTYRKPGRSLFTIVIARNEKTAPLSGASPRGREPAPAPVA, encoded by the coding sequence ATGCGAGCCGAGCCGGTTCCGCACGAGAGTAAGCTCTACTACGAGTTCTCCCACGTTTACGACCACGTTTTCGGGCGCGTCTTCGGGCGCCGTATCCGTGGGGTCGTCGAATCCCTTTGCATCCCGCCGGGCGCGAAGGTTCTCGAGGTAGGCGTCGGGACCGGGCTTTCCCTCGAGGCCTATCCGCGGCATTGCCACGTGGTCGGGATCGATCTCGCGCCGGACATGCTCCAGATCGCCCAGGAGAAAGTGAACCGCCACGGGTGGCGGCACGTGACGCTCATGGAAATGGACGCCCAGAAGCTTTCGTTTCCGGACGATTCCTTCGACTACGTGACGGCCTTCCACGTGGTCAGCGTGGTACCGGACCCCCGGCGGGCCGTGGCCGAGATGGCACGAGTTCTCAAACCCGGCGGAACGCTCGTGGTCATCAACCACTTCCGGAGCCGCAACCCCGTCCTCGCCCGTCTGGACCGCTGGATCGAGCCGGTGACGCGCAGGCTCGGTTGGCGTGCCCTCGACCTCGACGAGGTGTTCGCCGGGAGTCCCGTGCGGCCCAAGCGGACCTACCGCAAGCCCGGGCGGTCGCTTTTCACGATCGTGATCGCACGGAACGAGAAGACGGCGCCTCTCAGTGGCGCGTCCCCTCGGGGGCGAGAACCGGCACCAGCCCCCGTCGCATGA
- the coaD gene encoding phosphopantetheine adenylyltransferase, translated as MEQEPSRYTRSRTKKAKVRSVTAPHTAVYAGSFDPFTNGHLDIVRRALCAFDRVIVAVAYNPNKESALFTPEERVEMIRDAVRDLGDRVLVDRFDGLLVDYCERVQARAIVRGLRAVSDFEYEFQMAMMNRHLKPHIETFFLATGEAHFYTSSRLVREVASLGGDIRGLVPEGVHRRLLEKFGRRP; from the coding sequence ATGGAACAAGAGCCGTCTCGGTATACGCGCTCCCGGACGAAAAAAGCGAAGGTTCGTAGCGTGACCGCTCCCCACACCGCCGTCTACGCGGGGTCGTTCGACCCCTTCACGAACGGGCATCTCGACATCGTCCGCCGCGCGCTTTGCGCCTTCGACCGCGTGATCGTCGCCGTCGCCTACAACCCGAACAAGGAGTCGGCGCTCTTCACGCCCGAAGAGCGGGTGGAGATGATCCGCGATGCGGTGCGCGACCTGGGGGACCGCGTCCTGGTCGACCGGTTCGACGGACTCCTCGTCGATTACTGCGAGCGCGTGCAGGCGCGTGCCATCGTCCGCGGGCTCCGTGCCGTCTCGGACTTCGAATACGAGTTCCAGATGGCGATGATGAACCGGCACCTGAAGCCGCACATCGAAACCTTCTTTCTCGCGACCGGAGAGGCGCACTTCTACACGAGCTCGCGCCTGGTGCGCGAGGTCGCGAGCCTCGGCGGTGACATTCGCGGCCTCGTCCCCGAGGGGGTCCACCGCCGCCTGCTCGAAAAATTCGGCCGGCGGCCGTGA
- the secF gene encoding protein-export membrane protein SecF gives MELVPPNLNIDFLRWSRWAMVLSIVVAALGIGSLVVRGPNYGIDFAGGLLLHLRFSEPREVAEVRSALAKIERAGASIQDFGGEKREFLVRMPLEAEQTIEASAEVRKALEEHFGEGSFEILRTEIVGPRVGAELRRRAVLLVAFATLLMGGYIAARFEPRFGLGAAAALVHDVVITLGALSLFRYELDLPVVAALLTVVGYSVNDTVVVSDRIRENRRKSRREPLRDLINRSVNETLSRTVLTSGTTLFVVLALFLLGGNVIHPFAFTLLVGVIVGTYSSVYVASPVVLALERTVRGRR, from the coding sequence ATGGAACTCGTCCCCCCGAACCTGAACATCGATTTTCTGCGATGGTCGCGCTGGGCCATGGTGCTTTCGATCGTCGTGGCCGCGCTCGGGATCGGCTCGCTCGTGGTGCGCGGGCCGAACTACGGCATCGACTTCGCCGGAGGGCTTCTCCTGCACCTGAGGTTCTCCGAGCCCAGGGAAGTGGCCGAGGTACGCTCCGCCCTCGCCAAGATCGAAAGAGCGGGAGCCTCCATCCAGGACTTCGGGGGCGAGAAGCGGGAGTTCCTCGTACGCATGCCGCTCGAAGCCGAGCAGACGATCGAAGCGAGCGCCGAGGTGCGAAAAGCTCTCGAGGAGCACTTCGGGGAGGGTTCGTTCGAGATTCTTCGGACCGAAATCGTGGGGCCGCGGGTGGGTGCCGAGTTGCGGCGCCGGGCGGTCCTGCTCGTCGCTTTCGCGACCCTTCTCATGGGAGGCTACATCGCGGCGCGCTTCGAGCCCCGCTTCGGCCTCGGCGCCGCCGCCGCCCTCGTTCACGACGTCGTCATCACGCTCGGAGCGCTTTCCCTTTTCCGGTACGAGCTCGACCTTCCGGTCGTGGCGGCGCTGCTCACCGTCGTGGGTTATTCCGTCAACGACACCGTCGTGGTTTCCGACCGCATCCGGGAGAACCGGCGCAAGAGCCGGCGCGAGCCCCTGCGGGACCTGATCAACCGGAGCGTCAACGAGACGCTGAGCCGCACGGTGCTCACGAGCGGGACGACGCTCTTCGTCGTGCTCGCGCTCTTCCTCCTGGGGGGTAACGTGATTCACCCGTTCGCGTTCACGCTTCTCGTCGGCGTGATCGTCGGCACGTACTCCTCGGTTTACGTGGCGAGCCCTGTCGTGCTAGCTTTGGAGCGCACGGTTCGCGGACGGAGATAG
- the xseB gene encoding exodeoxyribonuclease 7 small subunit translates to MKFEERLAELEGIVRKLESGDLPLEEALAAFEQGVALVRELHGLLAEARQRVEVLATDTKGKVRLEPFPDPEDER, encoded by the coding sequence GTGAAGTTCGAAGAGAGGCTCGCGGAGCTGGAAGGAATCGTGCGCAAGCTCGAGTCGGGAGACCTCCCGCTCGAGGAGGCCCTTGCGGCCTTCGAACAGGGCGTGGCTCTCGTCCGGGAGCTCCACGGTCTTCTGGCCGAAGCGCGGCAGCGCGTCGAGGTGCTCGCGACCGACACCAAGGGGAAGGTCCGGCTCGAACCCTTTCCGGATCCCGAGGACGAACGGTGA
- the recJ gene encoding single-stranded-DNA-specific exonuclease RecJ has protein sequence MRAARWVVRRGNPTKEEVLCRELGVRPKLARLLVGRGHDTPEKASAFLEAKLSTQLRSPMLFRDMERAADRVVRALTSGERIGVFGDYDVDGIAGSAILVGFLRALGHDPALYIPHRLREGYGLSERGLRALAAEGVRLVVTVDCGGASHREIAFAAEAGMDVIVCDHHQVSETRLPALAVLNPVEPDAGFPFSGLCGAGVAFYLALGVRMRLRELGWSPLPDLRRFLDLVTLGTVADIVPMVEENRVLVRYGLREIEKSLRPGLAALKDVSGVSSVNTGVVGFRLAPRLNAGGRLADATRGVELLVTPDAERARELARALDEENRARQRIEDEILTEALAMLEARDPRERRTIVLGSPDWHPGVVGIVASRLVDRFYRPTVLVGIDAARGLGRGSCRSIPAVDVYAALRKCASLLEGFGGHKMAAGLSIRPEKLEEFGERFEKAVREATSPEDFVPRTLVDDELRAEEVASALVEDLEQLEPFGPGNPEPVFLLRGAEVVSRRVVGSNHLRLFLRQGEHALSAIGFGMAELGELESGSTVDVLGVPERDDWSGGVRFRLKAVRPVAG, from the coding sequence ATGAGGGCGGCGCGTTGGGTGGTGCGGAGGGGGAATCCGACGAAAGAAGAGGTCCTCTGCCGCGAGCTGGGTGTGCGGCCGAAACTCGCGAGGCTTCTGGTCGGCCGCGGTCACGACACCCCCGAGAAGGCCTCCGCCTTCCTCGAAGCCAAGCTTTCTACCCAGCTTCGTTCTCCCATGCTCTTCCGGGACATGGAGCGCGCCGCCGATCGCGTCGTACGCGCGCTCACGTCGGGCGAGAGGATCGGGGTGTTCGGCGACTACGACGTCGACGGGATCGCGGGGAGTGCCATTCTCGTGGGATTCCTCCGAGCTCTCGGCCACGACCCCGCGCTCTACATTCCCCACAGGCTCCGCGAAGGCTACGGCCTCAGCGAACGCGGCCTCCGCGCGCTGGCCGCGGAGGGCGTGCGCCTCGTCGTCACGGTCGACTGCGGGGGGGCTTCCCACCGGGAAATCGCCTTCGCCGCGGAGGCAGGCATGGACGTCATCGTTTGCGACCACCACCAGGTTTCCGAGACGCGGCTTCCGGCGCTGGCCGTCCTCAACCCCGTGGAGCCCGACGCCGGGTTTCCGTTCTCCGGGCTTTGCGGAGCCGGCGTCGCGTTCTACCTCGCCCTGGGCGTTCGGATGCGGCTCCGCGAGCTCGGGTGGAGTCCCCTCCCCGACCTCCGCCGGTTCCTGGACCTCGTGACGCTCGGAACGGTGGCGGACATCGTGCCGATGGTCGAGGAGAACCGTGTGCTCGTGCGCTACGGGCTCCGGGAGATCGAGAAAAGCCTCCGCCCCGGCCTTGCGGCGCTGAAGGACGTGAGCGGCGTTTCTTCCGTGAACACGGGCGTCGTCGGTTTCCGGCTCGCGCCTCGTCTGAACGCAGGGGGAAGGCTTGCCGACGCGACGAGAGGCGTCGAGCTTCTCGTGACCCCCGACGCCGAGAGGGCGCGGGAACTCGCCCGGGCTCTCGACGAGGAAAACCGAGCGAGACAACGCATCGAGGACGAGATCTTGACGGAAGCGCTCGCCATGCTCGAGGCGCGGGACCCGAGGGAGAGACGGACGATCGTTCTCGGCTCTCCTGACTGGCACCCGGGTGTCGTCGGTATCGTGGCTTCGAGGCTCGTCGATCGCTTCTACCGGCCCACGGTGCTCGTAGGCATCGACGCGGCGAGGGGGCTCGGCCGCGGTTCCTGTCGCAGCATCCCGGCCGTCGACGTCTACGCAGCGCTGCGCAAGTGCGCTTCCCTCCTCGAAGGATTCGGCGGTCACAAGATGGCGGCAGGACTTTCGATCCGCCCGGAGAAGCTCGAGGAGTTCGGCGAGAGGTTCGAGAAAGCCGTCCGCGAGGCGACGAGCCCCGAGGACTTCGTTCCGCGAACGCTCGTCGACGACGAGCTTCGAGCCGAGGAGGTAGCGTCGGCTCTCGTCGAAGACCTCGAACAGCTCGAGCCCTTCGGCCCGGGCAACCCCGAGCCGGTCTTTCTCCTGCGCGGGGCGGAAGTCGTGTCGCGGCGGGTGGTGGGCTCCAACCATCTCCGCCTCTTTCTCCGGCAAGGCGAGCACGCGCTTTCGGCCATCGGTTTCGGGATGGCCGAGCTCGGGGAGCTGGAATCGGGCTCGACGGTCGACGTTCTCGGGGTTCCCGAGAGGGACGACTGGAGCGGAGGGGTCCGGTTTCGCCTCAAGGCGGTCCGGCCGGTTGCGGGCTAA
- a CDS encoding heme peroxidase, with translation MRYVDATVEAKETRTGWPVLHLYYRIDRWRWEGLGANGRTAALEEFAGWMRSRAGEEGLQLVPNAVVGKADLGFMAVHPEARRIQALSQEIAATTFGRCLVPVYSFLSISEATEYVTTPGDYARELVDEKGMDPASPEFAAAVAKFRERMEAYVDARVHPRLPRDFTVLCFYPMRKARTDGRNWYTLPFGERKRLMAGHGETGRRFAHRVTQLITSATGLDDWEWGVTLFARDLASVRDVVYEMRFDPASAVYAEFGPFYVGLRFGPDDLASVLRL, from the coding sequence TTGCGCTACGTAGATGCCACCGTGGAAGCAAAGGAAACCCGGACGGGCTGGCCCGTTCTTCACCTCTACTACAGGATCGATCGCTGGCGCTGGGAGGGTCTCGGCGCGAACGGAAGGACCGCGGCGCTCGAGGAGTTCGCCGGCTGGATGCGGTCCCGTGCAGGCGAGGAGGGCTTGCAGCTCGTCCCCAACGCCGTCGTGGGGAAGGCGGACCTGGGCTTCATGGCGGTCCATCCCGAGGCGAGAAGGATCCAGGCTCTCTCGCAGGAGATCGCCGCCACGACGTTCGGGCGCTGTCTCGTCCCGGTCTACTCGTTTCTCTCGATTTCCGAGGCGACCGAGTACGTGACCACACCCGGGGACTACGCGCGGGAGCTCGTGGACGAGAAGGGAATGGACCCTGCGAGCCCCGAATTCGCCGCGGCTGTGGCGAAGTTCCGCGAGCGCATGGAAGCGTACGTCGACGCGCGCGTCCACCCGCGACTGCCGCGGGACTTCACGGTGCTGTGTTTCTACCCGATGCGGAAAGCTCGGACGGACGGCCGCAACTGGTACACGCTACCCTTCGGCGAGCGGAAAAGGCTCATGGCGGGCCACGGCGAGACCGGACGGCGTTTCGCGCACCGCGTGACCCAGCTCATCACGAGCGCCACGGGGCTCGACGACTGGGAGTGGGGCGTCACGCTCTTCGCCCGCGACCTCGCGAGCGTGCGCGACGTCGTCTACGAGATGCGGTTCGACCCCGCGAGCGCGGTCTACGCCGAGTTCGGTCCTTTCTACGTCGGCCTCCGGTTCGGCCCCGACGACCTCGCGTCGGTGCTGCGGCTCTAG
- a CDS encoding rRNA methyltransferase encodes MATRVLGGTAKGRPLRVGRGLAIRPTESRLRGALFDILGSRFDLGDARLLDLFAGSGSLGIEALSRGAGFVVFVEKSPVAVRTLRENLVRCGFADRARVLQAPVEAALRRLASQGEKFDGVFVDPPYERGFLGPTLRALDRLGLLRPGGWVAVHRTTREPVEDRYGELRLTRERRYGTRAVSVYALPDEKSEGS; translated from the coding sequence GTGGCAACGCGCGTTCTAGGGGGGACGGCGAAGGGGCGGCCGCTCAGGGTCGGCCGCGGCCTTGCCATCCGGCCCACCGAGAGCCGGCTTCGGGGCGCTCTTTTCGACATCCTCGGAAGCCGGTTCGACCTGGGGGACGCGCGGCTCCTCGACCTCTTCGCGGGCTCCGGAAGCCTCGGCATCGAGGCGTTGAGCCGCGGCGCGGGCTTCGTCGTCTTCGTCGAGAAGAGCCCCGTGGCCGTGCGCACGTTGCGCGAGAACCTTGTCCGCTGCGGTTTCGCCGACCGTGCGCGCGTTCTGCAGGCGCCGGTCGAGGCGGCTCTCCGCCGACTGGCGTCACAGGGAGAGAAGTTCGACGGCGTCTTCGTCGACCCTCCCTACGAGCGGGGTTTCCTGGGCCCGACGCTCCGGGCTCTCGACCGCCTGGGTCTCCTGCGCCCCGGAGGTTGGGTGGCCGTCCACCGAACGACGCGCGAGCCCGTGGAGGACCGTTACGGGGAGCTTCGTTTGACCCGAGAACGCCGCTATGGAACAAGAGCCGTCTCGGTATACGCGCTCCCGGACGAAAAAAGCGAAGGTTCGTAG
- the xseA gene encoding exodeoxyribonuclease 7 large subunit, producing the protein MGPLAVPAARLLSVTEAARRIQGALDSGLSELWVVGEISNFRASANGHFYFILKDDRSQLAAVMFRYSNQALPFRPRDGMEVIVRGRVGLYEARGALQLYVEWMEPRGLGAQLLALEELKRKLAAEGLFDPARKRPLPRFPAAIGIVTTIHGAALHDMLVTLRKRWPLARVVVHPVRVQGKLAAGEIVEALRRIARVPWIDVVLLGRGGGSVEDLWAFNEEAVARAVAGCPIPVVSAVGHEIDTTLADLAADERAATPTAAAAAATPEVRELLQDLDDGRERLLGAVLRRLEAASGVVRALEARLRHPREALDRNDARLRELSERATRAIRQRLSLLQERVSAYENRLRALSPLAVLERGYALVRRPDGHVLRRAADAELGEELSVTLAEGRIRVRVEERETPEKET; encoded by the coding sequence ATGGGCCCTCTTGCCGTTCCCGCTGCGCGGCTTCTCAGCGTCACGGAAGCGGCGCGGCGAATCCAGGGGGCCCTCGATTCGGGCCTCTCCGAGCTCTGGGTCGTCGGCGAGATCTCGAACTTCCGGGCTTCCGCGAACGGGCATTTCTACTTCATCCTGAAGGACGACCGGAGCCAGCTCGCGGCCGTGATGTTCCGCTATTCGAACCAGGCGCTTCCCTTCCGCCCTCGCGACGGCATGGAGGTGATCGTTCGGGGGCGCGTGGGTCTTTACGAGGCGAGGGGAGCGCTCCAGCTCTACGTCGAGTGGATGGAGCCCCGGGGGCTCGGCGCCCAGCTCCTTGCGCTCGAGGAACTCAAGCGGAAGCTCGCGGCCGAGGGTCTTTTCGATCCCGCTCGCAAGCGTCCCCTGCCGCGCTTTCCGGCGGCGATCGGCATCGTCACGACGATCCACGGAGCCGCGCTCCACGACATGCTCGTGACCCTGCGGAAACGCTGGCCGCTCGCTCGGGTCGTCGTCCATCCGGTCCGGGTCCAGGGAAAGCTCGCGGCCGGCGAGATCGTCGAGGCGCTCCGCAGGATCGCTCGTGTCCCCTGGATCGACGTCGTCCTTCTCGGCCGAGGGGGAGGGTCCGTCGAGGACCTCTGGGCCTTCAACGAGGAAGCCGTGGCCCGCGCTGTCGCGGGATGCCCGATTCCCGTCGTCTCGGCCGTCGGGCACGAAATCGACACGACGCTTGCCGATCTCGCGGCGGACGAAAGGGCCGCGACACCGACCGCGGCCGCCGCCGCCGCGACACCGGAGGTCCGCGAGCTTCTCCAGGATCTCGACGACGGGCGGGAGCGGCTCCTGGGCGCGGTGCTCCGGAGGCTCGAGGCCGCCTCGGGTGTCGTCCGCGCGTTGGAGGCGCGGCTTCGGCACCCCCGCGAGGCGCTCGACCGGAACGACGCGCGGCTGCGGGAGCTTTCCGAACGCGCCACGAGAGCGATCCGGCAAAGGCTCTCGCTTTTGCAGGAGCGGGTGAGCGCGTACGAAAATCGCCTCCGTGCCCTGAGTCCGCTCGCCGTCCTCGAGCGGGGTTACGCTCTCGTTCGGCGCCCGGACGGCCACGTGTTGCGGCGGGCGGCGGATGCCGAGCTCGGCGAGGAGCTTTCCGTCACGCTCGCCGAGGGACGGATCCGGGTGCGGGTCGAGGAAAGGGAGACGCCGGAGAAGGAAACGTGA
- the ctpA-2 gene encoding peptidase S41 — translation MSRKSVLPVVFLSLLVGYLLGGRTAETVSAITRETYDNVELFANVLTIVRQNYVDEVSTHDLIEGAINGMLSSLDPHSAYLTPDFYRELQVDTRGQFGGLGIEITIRNGVLTIVAPIEDTPAYRAGLQAGDQIIKIEDDFTKDMTLIEAVRRMRGPKGTKITITIRREGVPELFDVTLVREIIKIRSVKSRLLEKGYGYLRVVQFQERTADDLRKALEKLEKENGGPLDGLVLDLRNNPGGLLSQAVQVADVFLDTGLIVYTEGRHENQKNKYFAHKAESYVDTPMVVLVNGGSASASEIVAGALQDHKRALVLGTPTFGKGSVQTILPLDDQSAIRLTTARYYTPNGRSIQATGITPDIYMENVVVTAQGRPESPMVREENLPGHFEQEEGEEAFSPEEGEKNDAQLQRALELLKSWNVFKSVAAS, via the coding sequence ATGAGTCGGAAAAGCGTACTCCCCGTCGTTTTTCTCTCGCTTCTCGTCGGCTACCTCCTCGGCGGCCGCACGGCCGAGACGGTCTCGGCCATCACGCGCGAGACGTACGACAACGTCGAGCTTTTCGCGAACGTCCTCACGATCGTGCGCCAGAACTACGTCGACGAAGTCTCCACGCACGACCTGATCGAAGGCGCGATCAACGGCATGCTTTCCTCTCTCGATCCCCACAGCGCCTATCTCACGCCCGACTTCTACAGGGAGCTCCAGGTCGACACCCGTGGCCAGTTCGGGGGGCTCGGCATCGAAATCACCATCCGCAACGGAGTCCTCACGATCGTGGCGCCGATCGAGGACACGCCGGCTTATCGCGCGGGACTCCAGGCCGGCGACCAGATCATCAAGATCGAGGACGACTTCACGAAAGACATGACGCTGATCGAGGCGGTGCGCCGGATGCGGGGGCCGAAGGGCACGAAGATCACGATCACGATCCGGCGCGAAGGGGTTCCGGAGCTCTTCGACGTGACCCTCGTCCGCGAGATCATCAAGATCCGGAGCGTGAAGTCCCGGCTCCTCGAGAAGGGCTACGGCTACCTCCGGGTCGTGCAGTTCCAGGAACGGACGGCGGACGACTTGCGGAAGGCGCTCGAAAAGCTCGAGAAGGAGAACGGGGGGCCGCTCGACGGTCTCGTCCTCGACCTGCGCAACAACCCGGGCGGTCTTCTCTCGCAAGCCGTGCAGGTGGCCGACGTGTTTCTCGACACGGGGCTCATCGTCTACACCGAAGGCCGGCACGAAAACCAGAAGAACAAGTACTTCGCCCACAAGGCGGAGAGCTACGTGGACACGCCGATGGTCGTGCTCGTGAACGGTGGCAGCGCGAGCGCTTCGGAAATCGTCGCCGGGGCGCTCCAGGACCACAAGCGAGCGCTCGTTCTCGGCACCCCGACGTTCGGGAAAGGCTCCGTCCAGACGATCCTGCCGCTCGACGACCAGTCGGCGATCCGCCTCACCACGGCGCGCTACTATACCCCCAACGGGCGGTCCATCCAGGCCACCGGGATCACGCCGGACATCTACATGGAGAACGTCGTCGTGACCGCGCAGGGGCGGCCCGAGTCCCCCATGGTCCGGGAAGAGAACCTGCCGGGTCATTTCGAGCAGGAGGAAGGGGAGGAAGCTTTCTCTCCGGAGGAGGGAGAGAAAAACGACGCGCAGTTGCAGCGTGCTCTCGAGCTCCTCAAGAGCTGGAACGTCTTCAAGAGCGTGGCTGCGAGCTGA
- a CDS encoding TlyA family rRNA (cytidine-2'-O)-methyltransferase — translation MGAPKERLDRLLVLRGLAPNRERAQRLVRAGRVRVAGRVVDKPGTLVPSDAPLEAEEPSPYVSRGGEKLAAALDHWGIGVEGRSCLDVGASTGGFTDCLLRRGAARVVAVDVGYGQFAWKLRQDPRVVLFERKNARHLRPEDLPFAPDLAAIDVSFISLRLVLPVVAGLLRPGAEILALVKPQFEVGKGEVGKGGVVRDEEKIRRAVEGVAEFARDSGLRVLGSFESPLRGPRGNREFFLWLRRSLFEGPPDDELPVEVGGEPEGPETEAL, via the coding sequence GTGGGCGCCCCGAAAGAACGACTCGACCGCCTCCTCGTTCTCCGCGGCCTCGCCCCGAACCGGGAGCGGGCGCAGAGGCTCGTGCGGGCGGGCCGGGTGCGTGTGGCGGGGCGGGTCGTCGACAAGCCCGGCACGCTCGTCCCCTCCGACGCTCCGCTCGAGGCGGAAGAGCCCTCGCCTTACGTGAGCCGCGGCGGGGAGAAGCTCGCCGCCGCGCTCGACCACTGGGGGATCGGGGTGGAAGGACGGTCTTGCCTCGACGTCGGAGCCTCGACCGGGGGCTTCACGGACTGCCTTCTCCGGCGCGGGGCGGCGCGGGTCGTGGCCGTGGACGTGGGCTACGGCCAGTTCGCCTGGAAGCTTCGACAGGACCCGCGCGTCGTTCTCTTCGAGCGCAAGAACGCGAGGCACCTGCGTCCCGAGGACCTGCCTTTCGCTCCCGACCTCGCCGCGATCGACGTGTCTTTCATCTCGCTCCGGCTCGTCCTGCCCGTCGTGGCGGGTCTTTTGCGGCCCGGCGCGGAAATCCTGGCTCTGGTGAAGCCCCAGTTCGAGGTCGGCAAAGGAGAGGTCGGCAAAGGAGGGGTGGTACGAGACGAGGAGAAAATCCGGCGCGCGGTCGAAGGGGTCGCCGAGTTCGCGCGCGACTCGGGCTTACGGGTGCTCGGCTCCTTCGAGTCTCCGCTCCGCGGCCCCAGGGGGAACCGCGAGTTTTTCCTGTGGCTGCGACGAAGCCTCTTCGAAGGCCCTCCGGATGACGAACTTCCGGTTGAGGTAGGGGGCGAACCAGAGGGGCCTGAGACCGAAGCGCTCTAG